The proteins below are encoded in one region of Diorhabda carinulata isolate Delta chromosome 3, icDioCari1.1, whole genome shotgun sequence:
- the LOC130891338 gene encoding N-acetylglucosamine-6-phosphate deacetylase produces MDDNDLVTLGKLQESQLITKFYNCRILRNHKLVDDELYVRNGKVVDAVELFFKEKRVAHIFIDCKGGIIAPGLIDLQINGGFGYDFSYYAHTDNAIKVVSKQLLQYGVVAYCPTVVTSPSYVYHDILDKIKRTKGGKNGAAILGVHVEGPFINKEKKGAHPEKFMMDHKGSMVTIKETYGEGYKNISIITLAPEMKSSDSIIKKLKADGKIVSLGHSMANLLQGENAVKCGATLITHLFNAMLPFHHRDPGLVGLLTSDQIQSKNLFFGIISDGIHTHPSALRIAYKVHPEGLVLVTDALSALGLNDGRHRIGQMEFEIRGGMAFVSGTNTLCGSVASMLECVRFFINATGCPWEYALEAGSLHPAKVLGIDKHKGHLNPGADADFIILDNHLQLKSTWIAGEKVYEALRL; encoded by the exons atggaTGATAATGATCTCGTAACATTAGGAAAGTTACAAGAAAGTCaactaattacaaaattttataattgccgTATCCTGCGAAACCATAAATTAGTCGATGATGAGTTATATGTTAGAAATGGTAAAGTTGTGGACGCAGTAGAGTTATTTTTCAAAGAGAAACGAGTGGCACACATATTTATAGACTGTAAAGGCGGTATCATAGCCCCAGGCCTCATCGACTTACAAATAAACG GTGGATTCGGTTATGATTTCTCCTATTATGCACACACTGATAATGCTATAAAAGTTGTTTCTAAACAATTACTGCAATATGGAGTTGTAGCTTATTGTCCAACCGTTGTCACATCTCCCAGTTATGTTTATCACGATAttttagacaaaataaaaagaactaAAGGTGGTAAAAATGGAGCTGCCATTTTGGGGGTTCATGTTGAAGGACCTTTTATCAACAAAGAAAAGAAAGGAGCGCATCCCGAGAAGTTTATGATGGATCATAAAGGG TCTATGGTAACCATTAAGGAGACATATGGAGAGggatacaaaaatatatctattataACTTTAGCACCTGAAATGAAGTCTTCAGATTCCatcatcaaaaaattgaaagcaGATGGCAAAATTGTATCTTTAG GACATTCCATGGCAAATTTGTTGCAAGGAGAAAATGCTGTTAAGTGTGGTGCTACATTAATAACCCATTTATTCAATGCAATGTTACCT TTTCATCATAGGGATCCCGGCTTAGTAGGCCTTTTAACTTCAGATCAGATCCAGagcaaaaacttattttttggaattatctCTGATGGAATCCACACACATCCATCTGCACTAAGAATAGCTTATAAGGTACATCCAGAGG GTTTGGTGTTGGTGACTGATGCGTTATCTGCATTGGGTCTGAATGATGGACGACACAGAATAGGACAGATGGAATTTGAGATAAGGGGTGGTATGGCATTTGTATCTGGTACAAATACTCTTTGTGGAAGCGTTGCAAGCATGCTGGAATGTgttagattttttataaatgctaCAG gtTGTCCTTGGGAATATGCTTTGGAAGCGGGTAGCCTACATCCTGCTAAAGTTTTAGGAATTGATAAACACAAAGGTCACTTGAATCCAGGAGCTGATGccgattttataattttagataatCACCTGCAATTGAAATCTACTTGGATAGCAGGGGAAAAGGTTTATGAAGCTTTACGTCTCTAG